The genomic segment TGCATTTGCCATAATGTATGCTTTAAAAAAGCTTCTTCCCAAGATACCCAATGTTCTCGTGGCTGTTGTAATTACCACATTGATTTCATGGGCTGTTGGATTTGAACACAATCAAAAGGTCAGCATTGACACAATTTTGTTTGAGGATGCGCGCCTGTCAATTGAAAGTTTTAATAATGCTGCAAACCAGATTTCAGATTTTGGTAAAAAAAGAACTGCAGCTAATCATGAACTGGAAAAGGCTGTAAGCTCAGGAAATGCTGTTGAAGTAATTGATGCAGAATATAATTTAAAGATTATCAACCATAATATAGACCAGTTTAAAAAAGAGGCCCATGAATATCGCGAAAAAATTCGTTCTTTTCTTTTTCAAGGGGTTAGTGAGCCTGATGGTTCGTTAAAATTTTATCTTAAAAACAATATGCCTGCCGGAGTAAAAGGAGATGGAAGAACATGGCGGGTCAAGATAGGGAATAATCCGTTAAATACCCAGGAATTATTAATGACCGGCGGAGGAGCAGTTGTAGGTACAGTACCTAAAGGTCTTCCTTCCATGAGTATTCCCAAATTTGATACCGGCATTCTTTTACACCTTTTCCCATATGCAGCCATTATATCTCTGCTTGGCTTTATGGAAGCCATATCCATTGCAAAAGCAATGGCAGCCAAGACTGGACAAAGACTTGACCCAAACCAGGAATTAATAGGTCAGGGACTGGCTAATATATTTGGAGCCATAGGCAAGAGTTACCCTACATCAGGTTCTTTTTCAAGATCTGCGGTTAATCTCCAGTCAGGGGCAGTAACAGGGCTTTCCAGTGTTGTTACAAGTTTTGCTGTTGTAATAGTGCTTCTTTTCTTTACACCCCTGCTTTATCATCTTCCCCAGTCAGTACTCGCAGCAGTAATTATGATGGCTGTTATCGGGCTTATCAACGTATCAGGTTTTGTCCATGCCTGGCATGCCCAGTGGTATGACGGAACTATTTCAGTGCTGTCGTTTATTGCAACCCTTGTTTTTGCTCCCCATCTTGACAAAGGCATTATGGTAGGGGTTGTTCTTTCCCTGGGAGTTTTTCTTTACAAAAGTATGCGTCCTACTGTTCCATCCCTGTCCCGTCATGATGATGAAGGCTTGAAGGATGCCATGACTCACGGGCTGAAAGAGTGTGAATATATTGATCTTGTCCGTTTTGACGGACCTTTGTTTTTTGCCAATGCCAGTTACCTGGAAGATAAAATAAGCGAGCGTATGCTTAAAAGAAAAAAATTGAAACATATTGTTATTGTTGCTAATGGAATTAATGATATGGATGCTTCAGGGGAAGAGGTATTGTCTCTTTTAATTGATAATGTCCGCAGTTCAGGAGTTGATATTTCCTTGAGCGGTGTTAATGAATCTGTTATGGCAGTTCTTAAAAGAACCCATCTTATTGATAAAATAGGCAGGGATCATGTTTATCCAACTATGGAAAAAGCTATTTGTTCTGTTCATACACATACTCACCATGATACAGAAGAAATGGCATGTCCTCTTACAACTGTATGTCATATATCTTAATGAAAACCTGGTTTTTATAAAAAACCGTTTTGGAAACAGGAGATAATAAAAATGTCTGTTATTGCATTGTTCAGCGGAAATTTCTGTAATGAAGAAGCTTATCTTCATGAAATTCAGAAAAAAACCGGGTATCGTATTGTAAAAGATCATGAACTCTTGAACCGGGCAGCAGAGCTTTCAGGAACAACAGGTGAAAGGATTCAGGGAGCTTTTTCAGCAAAACCTTCCATATTTAACCGTTTTACCCATGAAAAAGAGAGGGCAATTGCCCATCTGCGCATGGCTTTATCAGAAGTTGTTGTTAATGATGAGATTATTCTTCAAGGATTTTCAGGTCATCTGCTTCCAAAAACCATTACCCATGTCATGAATGTCTGCCTTATTTCAGATATTAAGCACCGGCTGGCAGCAGCCCTTGAATCTGATAAATATTCTGAAAAAGAAGCATTGGGACTTATAAAAAAGCATGATGAGGATTATGCTGCATGGATAAAACTGCTGTATGAAAGGGAAGACCCCTGGGATACGGGTCTTTATGATATTGTTATTCCCACTGACAAGCTGTCCCCTGATGAAGCAGGTTCCCTGATAAAAGAAAATATGTCAGGCATTGTATTACAGCCTACTTCAAGATCCAGAAAGGCTGTTGAAGATTTTCAACTGGCGGCCCGGGTAGAAGCATCACTGGCAAGAGAAGGTCATGATGTAAGTGTTGATGCCAGGGAAGGGACTGCTATTTTGACAATAAATAAACATGTTCTCATGCTTGGCCGTCTTGAAGATGAATTAAAATCTCTTGCAGGAAAGGTTCCAGGAGTAAAATCTGTTGTTACAGTAATCGGCAGAAAATTCCATAAAACAGATATATACAGAAAATTTGATTTTGACGTACCTTCAAAAGTGCTTCTTGTTGATGATGAACGGGAATTTGTCCAAACCCTGTCTGAACGTCTTATGATGCGGGATATGGGTTCTGCTGTTGCATATGATGGAGAGTCTGCAATAGATATGGTTAATGAGCATGATCCTGAAGTAATGATCCTTGATTTAAACATGCCTGGTATTGACGGTATTGAGGTACTGCGCCGTGTAAAACAAACCAATCCTGATATTGAGGTTATTATTTTAACAGGTCATGGTTCTGAAGACGATAAAAAGGTATGTATGGATCTCGGAGCTTTTGATTATCTTCAAAAGCCAGTTGATATTGAAGTGTTAAGCAAAACCCTTAAAGCAGCAAATGAAAAGATTCATCCAAAACAATAACCTTGTGATAACCAAAAATAAGCCAGGGAAACTTATTATCCCTGGTTTATAACCAGATGGACACTGCTAATAAATATTTCAGGAGTAAAAACTTGTTTACAAAATTAATACTAAATAAATTGACCCCTTCTTTCTGGGGTCATGCAGTTGAAGAAAGCGGTCCATTTAAACATATGTTTAATTTCCGTAAGATATGGAAATTGACAGTATTTCTTATGTCTGTAGTCAGTCTTTTACCCTTGATAATAATAACCTTGATTGACTATAATTATACACAAAAGTCCATAGAATCAGAAAGCCTTTTAATGACAGCCAGGACTGTGTCCAATGCAAAAAGAACTCTTTCGTTTTTTATAACTGAACGAAAATCTGCCCTTGACTTTCTTATTCATGAAAACAGTTTTGAATCTCTGAATAATGAAAAACATCTTTCCAAGATTCTTTATGATTTAAGCAAGGCATTTGGAGGTGGATTTGAAGACCTGGGAGTAATTGATGCCCAAGGCCGGCAGCAGGCATATGTGGGGCCTTATAATCTTAAAGAAAAGGATTACAGTTCCCAGCCCTGGTTTAAAAAAGTTGTGGAAAACGGTATTTATATCAGTGATGTTTTTATGGGTTTTAGAGAAGTTCCTCATCTTGTTATTGCTGTTAAATACGAAATCTTAGACGGTCCTTTTTATATACTGAGATCTTCTATTAATATCAGCAGGTTCAACGATCAGCTTTCCCAGCTTGAATTGAGCGGGCGGGGCGACAGTTTTGTTATTAATCACCAGGGAATAATTCAAACCCCTACCCGTTATTATGGACATGTGCTTGAAAAATTTCCAATACAGGTTCCTGAATATTCTGAAAAAACAGAAGCTATTGAAATAATTGATCCTCAAGGCAATAAAGTGGTTATCGGCTATGCCTATATTTCAGGTACCCCTTTTATTATTATGGTAGTCAAGCTGAAAAAAGAACTTATGAAACCCTGGAATCAGACACGTTTAAGCCTGATTGGTTTTCTTATTGTCAGTATAACAATAATTATGGTTGTTATACTTGAAGTATCAACCTTCCTGGTAAACAGTCTGTACATAACAGACCAGAAACGTCTGACAAATCTTCATGAAATTGAGTATGACAGCAAAATGGCATCTATTGGAAGACTTGCTGCAGGTATAGCTCATGAAATTAACAATCCTCTGGCCATTATTAACGAAAAAGCAGGATTGATAAAGGATCTTTTTGTATATAAAAAGGAGTATGCCAATGATCCCAGGCTTATTGCTGTTGTAGACTCCATTATATCTTCAGTAGAACGCTGCGGCGTAATTACAAAAAGACTGCTTGCCTTTGCCCGTCATGCGGATGTAAATATCCAGGTTTTTCATTTAAAAGAACTGATAAATGAGGTTCTCGGTTTTACAGGAAAAGAAGCTGAATACCGGTCTATATGTGTTAAAGTTGATATACCTGAAGATATACCGTCAATAGAAAGCGATAAAGGTAAAATGCAGCAGATTTTTCTTAACCTTGTGAACAATGCTTTTGCAGCCATGTCCACTGACGAATGCCTGAATATATCGGCCAGGCTTGATGAAAAAGACTTTATTGTTGTATCAGTAGCTGATGAAGGCTGCGGCATTCCTGAATCTGATCTTGATAGAGTATTTGAGCCTTTTTTTTCAACTAAAGCCCAGAAAGGGGGAACAGGGCTTGGGCTTTCCATTACTTACAATCTTGTCAATGAATTGGGAGGCCGGATTGAAGTCCAGAGTGAACAAGGGAAAGGAACAACTTTTTTGGTAACCCTGCCCCTGAAAAAAAATAATACAGAGGAGAAGTCCGTTGAAAATACTACTAGTGGATGATGAACAAGAACTGGTTTCAACAATTGCGGAACGTCTTGAAATAAGAGGTATTGAAGCTCACTGGTTTACAAATGCTTCAAAGGCACTCCAGTCAGCAGAATCTGTATCTTATGATATAGCTGTGTTAGATGTTAAAATGCCTGTAGTCAGCGGCCTTGAGCTTAGGGATCTGCTTCATAAAAGATACCCTGATATGAAATTTATCTTTCTTACAGGTCATGGATCAGAGGAAGATTACAGGCTTGGGACTGTTGACGGAACCTGTTACCTGGTAAAACCTATCAGTATAGAAATATTGATGACTAAAATAAAGGAGTGCTTGTCAAAATGATTAATGCAAAAGAAACTTTGGCAGACAGGATAGACCTTCAATTTTTTGGCAGGGTCTCAGCATCTGTATCACATGATTTTAAGAATGCCCTGGCTGTGATAAATGAAAATGCAGGCCTGCTTCAGGATCTTGTTCTGATGTCAGAAAAAGGAATTCCCCTTAATCCTGAGCGGGTCAAGGCTGTTGCAGAAAAAGTGCGGGAACGTGTAAGTATTGCTGATTCAATGGTTAAAAATTTTAACAAATTTACCCATAGTGTTGATACCCATGTAATTGAAATAGAACTGATTGAATATATTGAACTTCTTGTTGAATTGAGCAGGCGGACAGCTTCAAAATATGGAACAGCTGTATTATTTAACAGGCCTCAAACCCAGGTTATGATTAAAACATCTCCTTTTTACCTTACATGCCTTTGCTGGCATTGTCTTGAAGCAGCTATGAAGTCTGGGGAAAATACAAAAACGATTTCAATTATAATAGAAACAGCAGAAGATGGTATCAGGATATGTTTTGTAAGTTCTAAAGATAAATTTAATATTCCTGATACATTTCCTGGAAATATGGAAACATATCTTTTAAATACTCTCAATGCTGTTTATTCTGCAGATAATAATGGTGGAAAAATATTTCTGTTGTTTCCCAAATCCATTAATTCATAAAAAAATCAAACCCAAACAAAGTGTTTTGTCAATATTTAAGGAGATATTTCATGTCAGAAAAAGTATTACTGATTGATGATGATCAGGATTTTGTTGATTTACTGACTGAAGAAATGCTATATAGAGACATGGATGTTTTTACTGCTGTATCTCCTGAAGCTGCTTTTAAGATGATAGCTTCAGATACTTTTGACGTAATTGTTTTGAGTCTGATGATTTCAGGTAAAAGCGGGCTTAATATTCTTAAAAATATTAAAAGGATAAATCCTTATCCTGAAATTATTGTTCTTACAGATAATACCACTGTTGAAAAAGGTATTAAAGCCATGAAACTCGGCACTGAGAATTTACTGGATAAAACTATGGACATTTCAATACTTGCAGAAAAAATATCCCGGTCTTTGATGAAAAAAATGCTGTTTGTTGAAAAAAGTATATAACAACAAGGTATTAATAATTAATATAAGGAGAAATACCATGGCAGAAAAAGTATTGCTGGTTGATGATGAAAATGATTTTCTGGATATTATGACTGAAAGAATGGAAACACGGGGCATGGATGTTTCAGTATCAACCTCTGCTGTACAGGCTCTGGAAAAGATTAAATCCGAATCCTATGACGCTATTGTTCTTGATTTGCTCATGCCTGAAATGGACGGTATTGAAGCATTAAAAGCCATCAGGGAAATCCAGCCTGATGCCCAGGTTATACTGCTTACAGGACATGCAACAGTAAAAAAAGGCATTGAAGCTATGAAGCTTGGAGCATTGGATTTTTTTGAAAAACCTGTGAATCTGGAATCCCTGACAGAAAAAATTAAAGAAGCTCATGCTCATAAAATGGTTGTAATTGAAAAGCAGAGTAAAGAAAAAATTGATGATATTCTTAAACGATTTGGTTTTTAATCTGAAGAAATGACGAAAATAAAAGACAAAGACAAGTATCTGATAGCTGTTATCTCCGATACCCACGGACTTCTGCGCCCTTCGGTTTTTGATGCTTTCAAAGGTGCTGACATGATTCTTCATGCCGGAGATGTCTGCGGAACGTCAATCATTGATGAACTGCTCAAGATTGCTCCTGTTACTGCTGTGCGCGGGAATATGGATGGAGGTAAATGGGCAGAGCAGCTTCCAGGAACAGAAGTTGTTGAAGCAGGGGGTATCCTGATTTATATGCTTCATGATCTTAATAAGATTGATCTTGACCCCGAAACAGCAGGTTTTAATGTTGTTATCAGCGGTCATACCCATCAGCCTGCAATTATAAACAAAGATAATGTACTTTATCTCAATCCCGGGAGTGCCGGTCCCCGCAGGTTTGATTACCCTGTTTCAGCAGCTTTACTTGAAATTCATGGAAAATCCTTGAATCCCCGAATTATTGAACTTGCCCCCTGACATATATTTCAAAATAAAATTCTTGATTTGATAGAGATTTTGTTGTTTAATCAAGATTTTTTTAAATCAACAACCTGGAAACAGTCAGAGGGTAAAAATAATAATATCATGAAATTAACAATCAGCCAGGTAGCAGACAGCCTTGATCTTCCTTTAAGCACAGTCAAAAGATGGGTCCGCCAGGGAAGGATTCCTATTTATAAAAGCGGAAGTGCCTATGTGTTTGAAAAAACTGCCATTGAGCAATGGGCCAAAAATCATAACCTTTTATTTATCCCTCCAGGAACAGACAGTGAAAATACAAAGATTCAAGTATTAAAGCAGGAACAGACCTTGTTGTCTGCAATTAAATGCGGGGGCGTTTTTTACGGAATAAAAGGCGGAAATGTCGAGGAAGTGCTTTATTCTGCTGTTGGAGTTATTGAAAATATTCCTGATGATGATGCACAGGAATTGTATCAAAGATTAATTCAAAGGGAAGAATTAACCTCTACTGGAATAGGAAAAGGAATTGCTATTCCCCATCCCAGAACACCCATGTCTGATGAAATGGGAAATTCCAGGATTATTACATGTTTTCTTGAAAAGCCTGTTAATTTTAAGGCAGTGGATAATAAGCCTGTTTTTGTTATATTTATCCTTCTAAGCTGCAGCCCCAAATCCCACCTTCATTTACTTTCAAGACTGTCTTTCTGCGTGCGGGACGATGATTTTATTTCCTTTATGAAATCACTGCCTGATCCTGAAACCTTTTTATCCAGGATAGAAGATATTGAATCAAACCTGGATAAAAAAGGTATGTTATAAATGTTTTTTTATAATTTTTTGTAGAGACAAGGCATGCCTTGTCTCTACGGTTTGGATAAGCAGTATATGATTAATATTAATGAAAAAATTCAAACCTTTATAGATTTCACAAAAACCATAGAAGGCTATGAAAAAGGCGAAGCCCAGACCTTTCTAAACCGTTTGTTTCAAATATTCGGCTATGCTGACTGTCATGATGCAGGCGGTAAATTTGAAAAAAGAACAAAGATTGGCAAAAAGACCAAATTTGAAGATCTGCTTTTACCTGGAAAAGCAATAATAGAAATGAAATCAAGGGGCAAAGAACTTCAAAGCCATATACTGCAGGCACGGGAATACTGGAACCACAGCTATAATGAAGAAAAAACTCCCTATGTTATTTTATGCAATTTTGACCAGTTCTGGATTTTTAACTGGTTTATGCAGGATGCGCCCTTAGACAAGCTTGGGGTAGAAGACCTGGGAAAAAGATGGAGAGCCTTAGCTTTTTTATCAAAAGACCCCATAGAGCCTGTTTTTGAAAATAATGTTGAAAAGGTAACAAAAGAAGCTGCTGAAAAGCTTTTAAAAATATATCATTCACTTGTTGAAAGAGGTGCAGATAAAAACAAAGTACAGAAATTTGTGCTGCAGCTGCTTGTCTGTCTTTTTTCAGAAGATATAGGCCTGTTTCCCATTGCTGATTATTTTTTGGAATTAATCTTCAAAGATGTAAACTATTTTAACGGCGGTATATTTAAACAAATAAATCCAATAGAATTAAATGCTTATGAACTTGATTTATTGGAAAAAACAGCAAAATTTGACTGGAGCCGGATAGAGCCTGCCATTTTCGGCAATATTTTTGAATACAGCATGGATAATATAGAAAAACATGCAGCAGGCGCACATTATACCTGTGAAACAGATATAATGAAAATAATAAGACCGACCATTATCAACCCCTTTCTTGAAAAAATTAATAAGGCAGATACCCTGGAAAATCTGCTTAAAATAAGAGACGGGCTTGGAAAGGTTAAAGTACTGGATCCTGCCTGCGGGAGCGGCAATTTCCTGTATATTGCATTAAGGGAATTAAAAAAGCTTGAGCTTGAAATACTTTCAAAGATTAATGAAAATTTTTCAAGCTACAGGATTGATAATGTTTATTCTATTATACAAATGAAACAGTTTTACGGGATAGACATGAACCCCTTTGCAGTAGAGCTTGCCAAAGTAACATTATCTTTTGGCAAGAAGATATTTAACGACATGTTTTTAGACTTTATAAAGAAAACCCAGTTATCCCTTTATTTTGAAGATAAAACCCTGCCTTTTGACGATCTTGACAGCAATATTATTGTAAATGACGCTCTTTTTTGCGACTGGCAGAAAACAGATTTTATTATCGGCAATCCTCCTTTTCTTGGAGGCAGATATCTCCGCAGTGAAAGGGGAGACGAATATGCCGAAAAGGTATATAAAGCATATCCCGACACAAAAGGCCAGCCTGATTACTGCGCATTATGGTTCCAGAAGGCTCATAACAGCCCTGCAAAAAGAATTGGTCTTGTTGGAACAAACTCAGTTGCCCAGGGAGTAACAAGAAAGGCAGGGCTTGAATATATCACGTCAAACAAAGGCATTATAACAAATGCGGTTTCAACCCAGGTTTGGAGCGGGACTGCAAATGTCCATGTAAGCATTGTAAATTGGGTGAAAAACAAAAAAGATTCACCCCAAAACCTGTATCTTGACGGGAAAAAGGTAAAATATATAAATTCAAGTTTAAAGGCAGAGGCAGATTATACAGGTGCAGCAAGGCTTGCTGAAAATCTGGACAGATCTTTTGAAGGATGTCAATTAGCAGGAAAAGGGTTTGTAATCCCTGCTGAAACAGCAGAAAACTGGATAAAAACAGATAAGAAAAATAAAGATGTTTTAAAACCCATGATTGACGGTAAATCCCTGGTAAATCCAGGAATTGAGCTTGACTGGGTTATTGATTTTAATGATATGCCCTTAGAACAGGCAGCCAGGTATGATCTGCCTTTTGAGCATGTTGAAAAAAATGTTAAACCAGTAAGAGATACGAATAACCGAAAAGCAAGAAAAGTATATTGGTGGCAGTTTGGTGAAAAAAGGCCGGGAATGCGAAAAGCCCTTTACGGTCTGAAATGCTATTTCTGCCTTCCTAAAATTGCAAAATACACATGTTTTCGCGCAATTGACATCTCAATTTTGCCCTGTGAAGCCAACATGGTGGTTGCAAGCGATGATTTTTTTATCCTCGGCATATTAAACTCAAGATTTCATCTGAACTGGGTATTGGCACAAGGTTCAACCTTAGGCAAAACGACCAGATACACCAACACAACCTGCTTTGAAACCTTCCCGTTTCCTGATGATGCAGGAGAAACCCGTAAAGAAAAAGTCCGCTCCATAATAAAAGAACTTGAAAAATTCAGGACTGGCGAAGCAGTTTCCCGTAAATGCACAATCACAGAAATTTACAACAAATTTTTTCATGAGCCTTCAAGTACTCTTTTTAATCTGCATAAAAAACTTGATAAAGCAGTGTGTGATTGTTACCAGTGGAAATACAGCCTGGAAAAAAACTATAATAATGAATTGTTCCAGATTAACAGGCTGAAAAGCAATATTTAAATATTTAGGAATAAGAATTAAATAACATGATATTCCAAAAAATAGTAAGCTTGGGAACTTGACAGGAGGTTTGAAATGGAAGCATTGCGGCTTTACCAAAAACCGGAAAAGGGAATCTTGAACATTAAGCTGCCTGAAAATATGGCTGAAAGCAAAGAGCTTGAAATAATAATTATCTCCCTTGAGCGCGAAGTATATGAAAAAAAAGAAAAATTTTCCCCTTCTGATTATTTTGGAATCTGGAAAAATAAGAATATTGATGTGGACAAGGTATGCAAAGAAATGAGGAATGAATGGGAGCGCGATTTTTAATTGATACCAACATTTTGATCTATGTTTTTACCCAGGTATTATCAGAGCAGATGTCTGAAAAGATTAGCCGGATATTTCAAGATTCATTTATAATTTCAGCAATAAACATAAGATAATCACTCCCAAACTTTCAGTTTGGGACTCCTTTTATACAGTCAGATATGGATTTGATAATATTGTCATGCGCAGTTTTAAAATATTGAATTACCCCTCCAGGTGGAACATATTCCGCATAGATGACCGGCTTTTGCTCATATTCATCGGCTTTATAGTGGGAAGCTGCAGCGGGCTTGCTGCTGTTGCTTTAAGCCGATCCTTGACTGCTATTCTCAACTGGCTTCACCCGTACAGGCATATATGGTGGGCATTTCTGCTTCCTGCTGCAGGTGCTGCTCTTTCTTCACTGTTTATGAATAAGATTGTCAAGGAAGGCGCAGGCCACGGGGTTCCAGAGGTTATTTACAGCGTGTCCAGGTATGGCGGTCTTTTGCGTCTTCGCTCCAGTTATTCAAGGCTTATATCAAGCTGCCTAACTATTGGAAGCGGCGGTTCTGCCGGGCCTGAAGCCCCTATTGTTATGAGCGGTGCTGCCATTGGCTCCAATATTGCAAAATTTTTTTCCTTAAACGACCGTCAGAGGGTAACACTTGTCGGGTGCGGGGCTGCCGGGGCAATCTCGTCCATATTTAACGCTCCCATTGCAGGCATGGTCTTTACTATTGAGGTCATACTGGGCGAATGGACAGCTTTAAACATAGTTCCCATAGCTATTGCATCTGTGGCAGGCACTGAAATATCCCGTTTTCTTCAGGGTAATAATATTGCTTTTAAGCCCCAGCAGTTTAACATCGGAGCCATGGATATTATTGCCTGTGTAGGGCTGGCACTTGTAACAGCCGCAGCCTCGGTACTGCTGACCCGAGCTCTCAGGGGTATGCACAAAATATCTGCCAGGGTTCCTGTTTCCTTATGGTTAAGGGCTGCAATTGGAGGCGGTATTGTCGGCGGGATTGGTATTTTTATGCCTGTCGTGTTAGGCGAAGGTTATCATTTTATCCAGGAAATGATTGACGGTACCTTTTCCCAGGGACTTATTATTGCAGCCATAGCCACACTTGCAAAAATATTTGCCACATCCTTTACCCTGGGCTGGGGTGGTTCAGGAGGAATATTCGCACCTGGCCTGGTTATAGGAAGCCTTGCAGGTATTACATATCACAGATTCCTTGTGTGGCTCTGGCCTTCTGCTGCATGGGTTAATGAAGGATGTTTTGCACTGCTGGGCATGGCAGGTCTTATTGGGGGAATGCTCCAGGCTCCCTTGACGGGAATATTTTTAATTGTTGAAATTACAGGTGGTTATCAGGCAATACTGCCGCTGATTATTGTTTCGGCTATGTCCTCAACCATGTGTCATTATATTGAGCCTGCATCCTTTTATTTTAAGGAACTGGTGGATAAAGGCCAGCTTTTAAGACCAAGAACCGATGCAAGAATATTATCAGATCTTAAAGTTCAGGAACTCCTGGAAAGAGACTGCATAAGTGTTCACCAGAATATGCTGCTTCGTGATTTTATTGATATTGTCAAAATCTCCCACAGGAATTTTTTCCCTGTTGAAGATGAAGATACAGGTGAATTTATTGGAATGATTCACTTAGATGACATCAGGGCATATCTGTTTAATCCAGTAATGTATGATGCTGTTATACTTGAGCAGATTATGAATACCCGGCAGCAGACAGTCCATCTTGATGATGATCTGTCTGTAATATTAAGGACAATGGATGAAAAAAGACTTTTCAGTATGCCTGTTGTATCCAGTAACCGATTTATAGGCATGATTTCAAAAGCAACACTGCTTGACCAGTATAGAAAAGAACTCAGGGTTCAAACTTTTCAATAAAAAAGGAGAAAACAAAAATGGAAACCCAGTTATTTCATATTTTCAGGAAC from the Desulfonema limicola genome contains:
- a CDS encoding DNA methyltransferase — encoded protein: MININEKIQTFIDFTKTIEGYEKGEAQTFLNRLFQIFGYADCHDAGGKFEKRTKIGKKTKFEDLLLPGKAIIEMKSRGKELQSHILQAREYWNHSYNEEKTPYVILCNFDQFWIFNWFMQDAPLDKLGVEDLGKRWRALAFLSKDPIEPVFENNVEKVTKEAAEKLLKIYHSLVERGADKNKVQKFVLQLLVCLFSEDIGLFPIADYFLELIFKDVNYFNGGIFKQINPIELNAYELDLLEKTAKFDWSRIEPAIFGNIFEYSMDNIEKHAAGAHYTCETDIMKIIRPTIINPFLEKINKADTLENLLKIRDGLGKVKVLDPACGSGNFLYIALRELKKLELEILSKINENFSSYRIDNVYSIIQMKQFYGIDMNPFAVELAKVTLSFGKKIFNDMFLDFIKKTQLSLYFEDKTLPFDDLDSNIIVNDALFCDWQKTDFIIGNPPFLGGRYLRSERGDEYAEKVYKAYPDTKGQPDYCALWFQKAHNSPAKRIGLVGTNSVAQGVTRKAGLEYITSNKGIITNAVSTQVWSGTANVHVSIVNWVKNKKDSPQNLYLDGKKVKYINSSLKAEADYTGAARLAENLDRSFEGCQLAGKGFVIPAETAENWIKTDKKNKDVLKPMIDGKSLVNPGIELDWVIDFNDMPLEQAARYDLPFEHVEKNVKPVRDTNNRKARKVYWWQFGEKRPGMRKALYGLKCYFCLPKIAKYTCFRAIDISILPCEANMVVASDDFFILGILNSRFHLNWVLAQGSTLGKTTRYTNTTCFETFPFPDDAGETRKEKVRSIIKELEKFRTGEAVSRKCTITEIYNKFFHEPSSTLFNLHKKLDKAVCDCYQWKYSLEKNYNNELFQINRLKSNI
- a CDS encoding chloride channel protein, whose product is MRSFKILNYPSRWNIFRIDDRLLLIFIGFIVGSCSGLAAVALSRSLTAILNWLHPYRHIWWAFLLPAAGAALSSLFMNKIVKEGAGHGVPEVIYSVSRYGGLLRLRSSYSRLISSCLTIGSGGSAGPEAPIVMSGAAIGSNIAKFFSLNDRQRVTLVGCGAAGAISSIFNAPIAGMVFTIEVILGEWTALNIVPIAIASVAGTEISRFLQGNNIAFKPQQFNIGAMDIIACVGLALVTAAASVLLTRALRGMHKISARVPVSLWLRAAIGGGIVGGIGIFMPVVLGEGYHFIQEMIDGTFSQGLIIAAIATLAKIFATSFTLGWGGSGGIFAPGLVIGSLAGITYHRFLVWLWPSAAWVNEGCFALLGMAGLIGGMLQAPLTGIFLIVEITGGYQAILPLIIVSAMSSTMCHYIEPASFYFKELVDKGQLLRPRTDARILSDLKVQELLERDCISVHQNMLLRDFIDIVKISHRNFFPVEDEDTGEFIGMIHLDDIRAYLFNPVMYDAVILEQIMNTRQQTVHLDDDLSVILRTMDEKRLFSMPVVSSNRFIGMISKATLLDQYRKELRVQTFQ